The Sphingosinicellaceae bacterium genome includes the window TCCGACACGCCCATCGCGACCGGTGTGATGTCGCCCCACTCGAGCCCGACCGACTCGAGCATGCGGATCAGGAAATACTGCGACGTGGTGGCGCGGACGTAGCCGACGCGCTTGCCCTTGAGGTCCTTGAGCGACTCGATCGGGGAGCCCTTGGGGACCAGCACGACCTGGTTGTTGACGTCGCCGTGCGCGACCGCGATCTGCCTGAAGCTCTGGTGGCTGGAAGCGGCGGCAAACACCGGCGGAATTTCGCTCATCCCGCCATAGTCGAGCGAGCCGCCGTTCATCGCCTCGATCACCAGCTGGCCCGAGGCGAACTCGCTGTAATCGACCCGGAAACCCGGGGTCGCGATGCCGGCGGTCTTGAACAGCAGGCGGGTATCGGCGTCGCCCTTGCCGGTGATCGAGGCGCGGAGCACCGGCTCGCTGCCGGTCGTCGCCTTGCCGCAGGCCGCGAGCAACAGGCCGCCGAGCAGTACGGAACGCCGGTCGAAATCGAGTCTCATGCGCGCGTCGAACTCAAGGCCGCTCTCCACTGCCGGTCAGTCCCGGCGATGCGCCAAGGTTCACTGGCAGAGACGTCCATGCAAACGCGCAATCATTCGCCATAGACAAGCCCATCTTAACTGTTGAGGATTGCTCATACGACAGATGAGCAGCGCTATAGTGGAACAACTCCAGTAACTATTAGCCCAGCTTATCGACGCATTAGGATAATCCGTTCGTCGTTACGACAGCCGCGTCCTAGCCTCTGGCATCAACACTTAGCCGGGATGACTGCGATGTCGAACAAACGCACGATCAAGCTTGGCCTTATCCTTCACGGCGTCGGCCGGACCTGGGGCGACTGGCGGCATCCCGACCGCGATGTCGGGGCTAGCACCGACCTCGGCCTGTACAAGCAGCAGGCGCTGACCGCCGAGCGCGGCAAGTTCGACTTCCTTTTCGTCGCCGACAGCCTGTCCATCACCGAGAAGTCGAGCCCGCACTATCTCAACCGCTTCGAGCCGATCACCATATTGTCGGCGCTGGCCGCGGTAACCGACAAGATCGGCTTCGTCGGCACACTGACCGTCTCATACTCGGAGCCGTACAACGTCGCCCGCCAG containing:
- a CDS encoding ABC transporter substrate-binding protein → MRLDFDRRSVLLGGLLLAACGKATTGSEPVLRASITGKGDADTRLLFKTAGIATPGFRVDYSEFASGQLVIEAMNGGSLDYGGMSEIPPVFAAASSHQSFRQIAVAHGDVNNQVVLVPKGSPIESLKDLKGKRVGYVRATTSQYFLIRMLESVGLEWGDITPVAMGVSDGAAAFSTGALDAWAIYGFPIQRAIATEGARILKTALGFLWGNYIVSAHVDALADPAKVEVIGKYLRATRQAYAWAAAHPEEWTKTVAASIGVPVEFVRDQQRRRSAYYTLRRIDDAAIASQQNVADLFARQKLIPHAVDVRPLWDDRFNAIIDEKV